From Hymenobacter sedentarius, a single genomic window includes:
- a CDS encoding DUF4331 family protein, translated as MKNLFTRPLFHVALLATSIGGMLAWSGQHNTLEASSHREAPLIADDPLADNTDLYAFRSPDAAANDANATVTIIANYIPLELPQGGPIYNTFGENIQYDIHVKNDATTTGDDIIYRFTFTRTNEDGSTFFRVRLGKENQKTTYRLDVIRGGNTTNLVLAGTVPAPNIGPRSIEGAAGLNKTTGYTAYMASAVQTLSNGMKVFCGPTDDPFFTDLGAIFDLGGVRGPQTPTGNNNGTARDGLARKNTHAIALQIPVRLLAKTGADLTAATNILDSNYIIGVWASASRQSLRTINADGTRTHTGNFVQVSRLGMPLTNEVVQPIGLKDEWNSATPFGTPLPAAGSQQFRFDENLMNPELGLYLADNTPVNGAAAKPTGQTYYGEAVPGLRPLRIQSKSLAGAAGLPAAGFDFRNGANGLAGLVGNAALNGTALAPIAGGGFGEYLLRPQSGPGMGKPRSVDLLPIFHTGVPNLIPYQLATGKNGNPLAAGKPFINNFLPTFGDMLRLNMAVPPTDRNSADFSSEGLLAAAKLGLTDPRYNANNTLQLIPNMDGFPNGRRLEDDVTRIELQAVGGVVLAAIGLWYDDYNPAATPAPSPVTAQLGNVLGFSTNVEKNDTTFKAAFPYSQTPWSGTTAQKQVLSQRTSGLGMQPRLASIEGYPNPFVGSTTFHFDLAMASNLSIVVSDVTGRKVATVMTNKSYGAGEHEITWKPGSEVTAGQYIATLYSGKTMIQSVRLERH; from the coding sequence ATGAAAAACCTGTTTACTCGTCCTCTCTTCCACGTTGCGCTGCTCGCAACGTCGATAGGGGGAATGCTCGCCTGGAGTGGCCAGCACAACACGCTGGAGGCCTCGAGCCACCGCGAAGCCCCCCTTATCGCCGACGACCCGCTGGCTGATAATACCGACCTCTACGCCTTCCGCAGCCCCGACGCGGCGGCCAACGACGCCAACGCCACGGTCACCATTATCGCCAACTACATCCCGTTGGAGCTGCCCCAGGGCGGACCTATTTACAATACGTTCGGCGAGAATATCCAGTACGATATCCACGTTAAGAACGACGCCACTACCACCGGCGACGACATCATCTACCGCTTTACCTTCACCCGCACCAACGAAGACGGCTCCACTTTCTTTCGGGTGCGCTTGGGCAAGGAAAACCAGAAGACGACTTACCGCCTGGATGTAATCCGGGGCGGCAACACCACCAACCTGGTGCTGGCGGGCACGGTGCCCGCGCCAAACATTGGCCCCCGCTCTATTGAAGGCGCAGCGGGGCTCAACAAAACAACCGGCTACACGGCCTACATGGCCAGCGCCGTGCAGACGCTCAGCAACGGCATGAAAGTGTTTTGCGGGCCTACGGACGACCCTTTCTTTACGGACCTGGGCGCCATCTTCGATTTGGGTGGGGTGCGCGGCCCGCAAACGCCCACCGGTAACAACAACGGCACGGCCCGCGACGGCCTGGCCCGCAAGAACACCCACGCCATTGCCCTGCAAATCCCGGTGCGCCTGTTGGCCAAAACCGGCGCCGATTTGACGGCCGCTACCAACATTCTGGATTCCAACTACATCATCGGCGTGTGGGCTTCGGCCAGCCGCCAGTCGCTGCGCACCATCAACGCCGACGGCACCCGGACGCATACGGGCAACTTCGTGCAGGTGTCGCGCCTGGGCATGCCGCTCACCAACGAAGTGGTGCAGCCCATTGGGCTGAAAGACGAATGGAACTCGGCCACGCCCTTTGGCACGCCACTGCCCGCGGCCGGCTCCCAGCAGTTCCGCTTCGACGAGAACCTGATGAACCCCGAGCTGGGCCTGTACCTGGCCGATAACACGCCGGTGAACGGCGCGGCGGCCAAGCCCACCGGCCAGACCTACTACGGCGAGGCCGTGCCCGGCCTGCGCCCCCTGCGCATCCAGTCCAAGTCGCTGGCCGGTGCCGCTGGCCTGCCGGCTGCCGGCTTTGACTTCCGCAACGGGGCCAATGGCCTGGCGGGCCTGGTCGGCAACGCGGCCCTCAACGGCACCGCGCTGGCGCCCATCGCCGGCGGTGGCTTTGGCGAGTACTTGCTGCGGCCGCAGTCGGGCCCCGGCATGGGCAAGCCGCGCTCGGTGGACTTGCTGCCCATTTTCCACACGGGCGTGCCCAACCTGATTCCCTACCAGCTGGCCACCGGCAAAAACGGCAACCCGCTGGCGGCCGGCAAGCCGTTTATCAACAACTTCCTGCCCACCTTTGGCGACATGCTGCGCCTGAACATGGCCGTGCCCCCCACGGACCGCAATTCGGCGGATTTCAGCTCCGAAGGCTTGCTGGCCGCGGCCAAGCTGGGCCTGACGGACCCGCGCTACAACGCCAATAACACGCTGCAGCTGATTCCGAACATGGACGGCTTCCCCAACGGGCGCCGCCTGGAAGACGACGTGACCCGCATCGAGCTGCAGGCCGTGGGCGGCGTGGTGCTGGCCGCCATCGGCCTGTGGTACGACGACTACAACCCCGCCGCCACGCCGGCCCCGAGCCCCGTCACGGCTCAGCTGGGCAACGTGCTGGGCTTTAGCACCAACGTTGAGAAGAACGATACCACCTTCAAGGCGGCTTTCCCGTACTCGCAAACGCCCTGGAGCGGCACCACTGCCCAAAAGCAGGTGCTTTCGCAGCGTACCTCGGGCCTGGGCATGCAGCCGCGGCTGGCCAGCATAGAGGGCTACCCCAATCCCTTCGTGGGCAGCACCACCTTCCATTTTGACCTGGCCATGGCCTCAAACCTGAGCATCGTGGTGAGCGACGTGACGGGCCGCAAGGTGGCAACCGTGATGACGAACAAGAGCTACGGCGCCGGTGAGCACGAAATCACCTGGAAGCCCGGCAGCGAGGTAACCGCCGGCCAGTACATTGCCACGCTGTATAGCGGCAAAACCATGATTCAGTCGGTGCGCCTCGAGCGGCACTAA